The genomic DNA atctttcacaaaccgaaaaatcacagccagttgggaaacgcacgtggtgtcagttgtctcgtcagactgaatcgaaaggaactggcaattctcaatttccagagccaaatgttgtaaataaattttatacattgagtcgagcaaatcattttggatatcctcagatgtccctttcgaaacagttgcggcatcaagatgatctcgcaatactgtatctagggatgcggtgtattccaccatatccaaaaatacccctctattagaagtgccagcccgttcatcgtgcccacggagggacagctcgtgacaaccaatgaacttcaaaacatcatcggtttttctcgacgttttggttgtgccgacgaatagaaaccgcgcgtccttcatccaactgtgctgcaatattaacatttccgaatgttcggtattttactgcattgtccagatgctccatagaagattgatgatccctagcacgctcggaaagatgtttaagatctctaaaaccaaatttacaccaacgtgagtcacgggcggcagcaaaaagtaggcaataaaaacaaaaaagtgcgtTATtatcctcgctgtaacacaaccattcgtgttttttataccaagtttctgcgcagaatgtacgccgacgctttcctccgtcatgggattgttccagtgaacaattttttggttgataaggcccaagacgttgtacctctaatttttgttccagcggcagctgcgaaaacggagtgcgaagtagtgcatcaacccaatgacattaaacaacatgataggcaactctgacgtcactccataagactacaggcaaaacattgtatttcatgatacgctccaatgcacatatttctcgtcgcctttcgcgtccgttttccgctcgctcttgctactcggcgtcttttttacgtatagtacctgcctttttgcgcctgtaacgaaacaaaataatctctatatctaagttttgcttacttggaaagctggaataacaggcaagctgtaaagagcaattctgaacatcatagacgtttttttttatcagagaagattacaaacgcgatagcggaaagatttgtgtggaacattttgcagataattacaaagttcaaagttagtaattttaatgtttgtttcattgaaatttcatttaaagagggtgtcatacaaaactgtgctgcgatacaattccataacacaaagtttgcacctatcaaacttgcttttgtaggtgaatttattagacatattacatattctgttaatcgtaggtaacattgctggtacataatgcatcgtagataggtttgtttaaatttaggaatttagctcatagcccactaattaatattatcttctatgcaggaggttgcagggctgaattcaacttgcagccttaccgatcacctgacgatgctcatttagtttggctcgagcaagtcttcttgaaatgcttgtgtggatggaaactacctatattttttgccttcctccgattttagacatttattctgagggatttcgcatataattctcactgattgttggctgtttataattcctattgattgtgaattctgattataacaatgagttgaaaatttttttacctaatttactggcacctttttcttgtcaatactccaagctgaggtaataaacatgacaatacatttatgtcatctggaagcaaaatatgcacactaattaatagtttggcacattgagataatacatcatgacagaaaatacaagttaaagatatgtatgaccaacacatggtaattaaaattaaaaaaaattaataggggctgtggagtatggaaagttcaagacaaagaaaagaacaaatgttcatagctcaggaactctcaattttgcctccattgctttgtgaaggccagtatatttcgagtggctgaattggtttacctttatgatagcaacgattttgtatttaatatagcgagattatttcaatttaattgaagtgatataatttcccaaagcaatgcttgaatcgtctagaatagatcagtggtgtcaaactcatgggttttcgagagccgcattgcattttgaaaattgtaaaaagagccgcaaacagtttttgataatgtatacttaaaagatatttttaagatagttttagtttgtgacatatattgtgatgcaactaaacagttggattaagttttattattttcttcaatttcaaatgcaattacatattaatatttgcattccactattattgcaacatttgcaagttacagtatttattataaaaaatcgtaaaattctatgtacaaccatcaaaatcatttttgaacaagctttgaataaggaaagaataatacatacactaaaaataacttaatctaaatatatgaacctaaaattaacaaaaatactacagtataaactcaatgttttaataattacatttgtcctggcgtttggcatcttttttgtgtcaccagcatactaaggccagtctgaaatgattttatagtaccaactctaactaacgaggccacatgatcatgggtttatctggatctttacgaatgtttaatcaattccagtaatgcaaaaaagttacttttatcatttcatgtatagatcagtaaaaaaacaaatgacagattttttcgacaagacatttcgcactacattgcgtggcataggattgcttgaattattattgatattgatttttagtaactaagtcgttgtataattatattaatatacaaacacatggaaattttctgttcgaagttggtcttcgaatttgtcatattgactgctgagcttattgtgttttttgattgtattgatggaaatatgacaaattaaacaatgtgcttcagaattttgtgaagagcagaaatgttacaactcccattttcttcgaaaatgccaccttcttcatgtactttgcgtttaatttaattactcaagtgctttattcaagtattcttttgctagcttgatgtgtattcttaattgggtcaaaatgtggacaaaaaaaatcaatattccaaaactactttcagtaaattgttttctgtgtgaataatcaatttcactttagaaggtttgaaaaatctattacatttagataaaaaaaaaaaaacttccaaaatactattacaattattgttaaacgttcgagggccgcactggaagttctctggggccgcgagtttgagatccctggtctagattgaagttgttcaaaaaatatatgatagtattttatcatgaatgatgattataccccttccggaatttcttctatagtactaccaaaagttgatgaaccaaatataacacaggtgcagtgaggtacccgtaatcctcatttccaaagctgttttaagtatgtctggcgtgttttgtgcctttttacaaataagaccgcttatgcaatcttacgctttggaatttttagttattttcctcaagccctgcaggatgtgggggccatacacaactctaccggagggtcaaatgtctttgcatgcctccataggttgtttttctattgcaattttctattttcaaatgcattatatttcttggaatcacactgtcactgatatgtcgccagacttctgatatctccccgtctgctatagttgtcctgtgaataaataataggaaattgagattagacgaatagttgaaagttttgctttatgtcggcttaatttcttgattgatatacttactatttctgctattgcctcttgtgctgcaagagtctcacaatgcttagacaggtttgtccacaactttcacatctgaagaaagagaggagatttattaattttcgttaagaataaataaagcagtctatatgattcagaatggaaaagctaataaatccaatatctcatgttttatttaaaaaatattttactgaatttggtatataaaccaactaataaaaggctttagtcagaaaattacaagcattcgtggctccaaatacttgagaaatcagactatacaatatagaccggtatgagtgaaatgttaggtgaacttgttaacactttgattcaatacgcaaataaaagtgaatgcgtaatagtatgttacaatgagcagcaatcaacaatgagtatatatcctcactggttaaaaaatctaactggaggtgcatgaactatttgaaaccataaggggtaagtaaatatgtaatttcggcaaatgggcaactacgtaccgtactgaattaataacttcgtagtgtttgacaaaggctggctttcacacatgtacttaacagtgcgatgcccgggtgtgatatacaacaatagtattcaccttaccttttaccgatttctttttaccccaactttcaaaaatatcattaaaatcgacaacaactgtcaaagcaggcacgaacaccattcgtgctacgccttgaaagcagcacacatccgctcgttttcgtctcgtcaagtatgtgcattggagcgtgctatcgaatacgatcttcggacaaaaatgccggagttgcgcatcatgttgtttaatatcattgatcaaccttattcattatgaggtctaagaaatgcgaagccggaaggaagtgaggagctcaaaaggaatgtggattatcgaaagcaaatggactaaaggtctctaactgattcaaatagcgaaacaagcgacaaaaacgaaggcgaggaaactatcaactcttcaagcaaccaacgaacgagaaggaatgcgtgaatatgtcaacacgttgttgtaagaaacgtcggcattgtgtcgtcataatttcggggctagtcccgatgatttagtaaaataaacagaaaacaaacgagacaaacgcggcgagtggaagataaaagagagaatacgatatacaatgagcaaccggggcaaaatcggcgtcgccccgtcgacgttcggcgaaggctttgcgagcgaaaaatgaaccatgtcgggagaatatggctagtgtagacagtcgggagatatttaggtatattttcgaatattttttattataccgaaaaaacaaccggggcattgccccggttggccctattgacgcgccgccactgcgtagtagtatatatttacgattaaaccacttatcaccttttccgcaatgcccaatctagcagattcagattcagataatttattttcgtcgtgcaagaaacatTATGAACAACACAAGCATAGTAAATCAAGGCAAAAGAAAACAACAGACACATAATGTTTCGACTGCAATTAACGAGGAGCCGCGAAAGACTATCAAGTCATCGTGTCATCGACACCATTACAGCTGAATGACGTCAAAAAAACGTCAAATGATTAAGGTTGAGTTatatcagtgtagtttttcgtggcttggtttttcttaaagctttcatgggTATGACtattattgtaaatttattacattccactccccacattatctttgcatgaggttgtaggtattggtcattatcaacgtaattgttgaaagtacaacagcccgaaagttcaatactatcgtgtattttgtttgtcaagtttggcccaagcctcatttaattgggcttgtgtttttgtatacgtgctggtgggcaggcacatgagatacttttcatgttttaaactttttcataGGCTTTGCTtcccctccagaattctccatttttaaatctatgtttgttatggagttttcgaaatctATCGATCGATTTTTCGAAACTATCTATCAAAGCGCAAGAATGACGCGATAGCCCTTGCCGCCTTGTCGCGTATACTATGAACAGCGTGCCTTTTTCTGGTGCGAGAAAATCGCCTGTGCgctgtaaatcctatcttactTACCTAAAGATGAATAAAACGAttcgaaaaccgacaaaaaggTTTAAAACGAGGTATTCTTCTAATTCTAATTTTTACAAGCGCATAACTGCATAAACGCGTGACCTAAGAAATATGGAAAGTCGGGTCTATCCGATGCACTTGGAGCTAGTAGTCTCAGTCGTAATCACTACCGCGTTGTCAGGTTGTAGACTATGTCAGTATGTTCATTTCCTTTGACCACCTAGGCTATTTCTTTTTGTATCAGTGCGGTATTGATATAGCCTAATTAGTAATATAGTAGTATGTGAAGCCTATCCTAAGCCtaataattagtatatataggtATATAGTAATTACCGGTACtcaaattacagaattataaGATTTGAATAGTTTCAGAGTGACAAAAGTCAAATTATTGTCTGTACAACagtacattaaaaatatctgggAGTTATTTTCATCATGGACATTTCGGATATAGTTTCAAAATCTCGAGATTTTGTTGATGATATTGAGAAACTTCGATGTTATTGGGAGAGCAAGACTCACTGGCACGTCAGAAAAACATTTCTTCTTCACAACTGGGATGACTTCAAGGATAAAGATCGTTTAATTTGTCTTTCTCAAGCATGGGTCAATGTTCATTTTTGTGGAAATAGGTAGGTTTGTAAGTTCTATTTTGCAGAAACACTTCACATTCTGATATACTGAACATATCacatttgtttcaatattttctttatattttctcAGTTTTCATTATAATATGTGATTTACTCGTATGCAAGGCCATgttgtgaaatattacaattcaAGCCAAACATATTATGAATATTTAGCCACTTTTATTATAGATATCCCCAAGAAGTGATGGACACATTGAAAGATATGGAAGAAGGACTCGAACCTCCAGATAAAATGCTCCGGGATGCAGAGATCCAGGTGATTGGAATTGTTGGTGAGATTATTGATAAAAACGTAAACCATAGTATCCAGTTCTTGGACTACCATGTGATGCAGTATGGTGCGCTGTTTTATTGATAAGATACATTTTGAAAACTTTTGCCAAATCACCAAACTATTAATGGGAAATGTCACTAGACTGCTAGACAGCTATTTATTCAAATTGGGTCTTATTAATGGAGCTTGATATTTCAAACCggatcttaatttttttttaattcacagGCACACTTTTTATGTACTGGTAACATTCTGCATTATTCTTTAATGTAAGCCTGAATTTTTGCTAGCCTTGCAGTTTCTATATTAGTATTCAGCCtttatgttcatatatttgagtattgccCTGTTGTTTACAATTAAAATAACacctgaaaattatttttataattacttttACAGATGATACACCAAGAATGAAAAACATGCACGATACTTCCAAATTACCACATACTATTTTTCCAATGAGATTTGTAAAATCAGGCACaggaaatacaaaaatatctGACAATGAATTGTCATCAGATCAAATTGATGAACAATtaagtaaaacaaaaaatgtgaATGTAAATAAAAGGCCAAATGAAGATGAAATTGAAGATGTGATAGAAATAAAACGAACAAAAGTTGATGGAAATATTACAAGTCAACCAGAGTCTCAAAAGGAAATCATTGATAAAAATTTTACTCAGCCAACTTTAATCATGAATAGAGTACCAACAATGCCTACGGATGCAACGTGtgtaaaaattaatttgaattcagaagagtatgaaaagttgaaaaatttcattattcGCAAAAAAGTGAACGAATCTCCTTTATCTGTTATACAATCATCTACTTCATTTTGTCGCATCTCAGAAGAATATGTTTTTGAACAACAATACGATGATGAggttaattttgtatatttattatatttatctgTGTTTTCTTAGCCTGTCATAATCTATGAAACTTGAACTAGGAAAAGTATGCCCAAAGAACGTAATTGTGAAAATAGTGAATCtagtatttcaaatttcaatatcagggaagaacaaattaaatataaattggtATGTATTCGAAATTTAGTATATTTTGGTATAGTTAATACTTTACTCAAAGAATAATTAGAATCCTTTCATTTGAAGAATTCATAATAATGAGcatttgatattatttattggGCGAAAAATGAACTTATTGGACTTTAAAAGGGAATAGCGACCGTTGAGTAGGCCTATTGTCAAAttaaatttctttaaatattttaaatgcatCGCGCTTCATGCACTCATTTTAGTATATATTCTGTATTAAAAATTAGTATTTCAGAATGTAATTAAATTAGTGAATTGTTCGGTTTCGGCCATCTCTAATTGAATTAACTTGTTAGAGATATTTCGTATTAAATCTGATTTATATCATTACTATGATTCATGTGCTCCGGAAAAGTGTTTAAATTTGCACATAGGCGACATTTGAACTGTTTTCGATCAGCCGTCTGCGGATATTCTTTGTTCGTAATTGTTTATGGTTTATGGGTATTGCTGGTGTTTATATAAGTTGATAAGTTCTTGCATTGTTCGTAGCAAAGATTGTATTTTGGTTTAATCAAACCTTACATatgatattaataaaatcattcaaaaattgACTTGTCTTTTTGTTCAGGTTATTAAAAGTCACAGTTGTTCATTATATCTGGGTGGTGTCTTAGTAGGAAAGGCATTTGCTAATCAGAAGAAGTCAGCAAAATATGCAGCTGCCTTTTCAGCACTGGAATTATTACAAACAACGCAACCAACTATATTAGTTTCTCAACCTGGGGATCTAGACAGTGCAATATCAAGGGATGACATTGCTTCGAAGTATGTCGATAAATTGTAATACTTAATCATTGGTTTTTTACCAGTTTCACAATGAAGTCATTGAATGATGTAAATTTGTCATCAAACTTCTGATGGCCGTAACTCGAAAGTCTAAATATCCATTAGGCGTTCCAGACTTGCATACACAAGTTTTTGGGTCCAAAATGTGATTTTCAAATAGTTAGTCGATGTAATCAGAAATTCAGACTTCTAATGGCTGaaacacaaaaattgaaacCAAAAAAGCATTGGGCATTATAGGCAGACTTGGAAGGCTTGCGTAcatcaaagttttttttgtcaaaaattggAGATGGAGGCAAAATTCCCTCGATCCGGAGTCTaagttttttttcaactattgGAAGAACACTAATGTGTATAATCTGTTTTCTATAGAGCTTTTAGTTCAATTAATCAtcaatttgttttgttattaaattCTATGAACATCCATACAGTCAAAATATTATATGTTTAGGACTGGTTCTGCGGCTGGACAGAAAATATCAGATACAAATTTAGGAAATCAATTGCTACGAAAGATGGGATGGAAAGGTCAAGGTGGTCTTGGGAAAACAGGTTGGTAAAAATTTTTAATTCTGTGACTTTCTTATAATTATGCTATTTGCTTACTTTTATGAAAGGTTCAGGAATATCTGCACCAGTAACTGTGAAAGAAACATATGGCAGATTTGGTCTTGGTGTAGAAGATAttggaaaaaatataataaggttTAGAGAAGCTGACAATGTTATCAGGTGCGCTTGGGATCTATATTTACTTACCGATATGTTTGTGTGTTTATATGGCCATTTTACTGTCAAAAAATGCATGCAAAAAAATCAGTTCCCTCGCATTTTCTAGTAAATAATCACTTTTTACCATCTTTGGTATGATGACTTTTCACATTTGATACCTAGTATGTTTAGTATACAATCAACTTCCACCAGgatttttgttccaattttatgtttttttccaGAAATTATGCCTCTTCACAAAGGACAGATCATCTTACATTTTCTCCTGAGCTTACAAACATAGAACGAGCAAAGATCCACAAACTCGCTAAAAAGTATACTTtgattaaataatgttttatgaTTCTTAGTTACCACTTGATTTATCGAGCTTGAATCATAAAAAAAACGAAGTACTTCTTAAATACATGAACACAAaggtcatcaaaatttgattagtTTCCAATGACAACCCCAAATTAGCAAGATAATATGTAGGTCATTGGTGTGTCCTATGATATGTTTAAATAAGCTTGATCCTCTcggtttgaatattttataccaAACTAATATTGCATGAGTTGTATTCGTCTCTCCTCAAAGTCAAATATATCTTACTGCAagttcaaataatatatatccaCTATCCAGTAATGAACATCAACATATttggagtttttttttactgCATTGCCCCCCTCATCAGGATCTGGATATGTTGGGCATATGATTATTGTGTTAAAACTTGGTGTAAACAAGTATTACTATATTTCCAGTTGGAATTATTGTTTCTTGTTCAGTTTATCG from Styela clava chromosome 12, kaStyClav1.hap1.2, whole genome shotgun sequence includes the following:
- the LOC120329356 gene encoding uncharacterized protein LOC120329356; this translates as MDISDIVSKSRDFVDDIEKLRCYWESKTHWHVRKTFLLHNWDDFKDKDRLICLSQAWVNVHFCGNRYPQEVMDTLKDMEEGLEPPDKMLRDAEIQVIGIVDDTPRMKNMHDTSKLPHTIFPMRFVKSGTGNTKISDNELSSDQIDEQLSKTKNVNVNKRPNEDEIEDVIEIKRTKVDGNITSQPESQKEIIDKNFTQPTLIMNRVPTMPTDATCVKINLNSEEYEKLKNFIIRKKVNESPLSVIQSSTSFCRISEEYVFEQQYDDEVIKSHSCSLYLGGVLVGKAFANQKKSAKYAAAFSALELLQTTQPTILVSQPGDLDSAISRDDIASKTGSAAGQKISDTNLGNQLLRKMGWKGQGGLGKTGSGISAPVTVKETYGRFGLGVEDIGKNIIRFREADNVIRNYASSQRTDHLTFSPELTNIERAKIHKLAKKYGLRSKSYNKDDIRYLVVSRKMSATALLDELKRSGGNIKGAQLIDPRPTNMQESK